A single Lactuca sativa cultivar Salinas chromosome 8, Lsat_Salinas_v11, whole genome shotgun sequence DNA region contains:
- the LOC111893586 gene encoding formin-like protein 13 translates to MVLFRNKKLPDGIVDVFERIYVFDSCFRTETWEQEEYKRYMRRIITQLKEINPQFSPMIMNLREGNTINKIHQVLADDYLTIMDYPRDYEGCPVLTIEVIRHFLKSSESWLSFRQHNIVLMHSELGGWPVLSFMLAALLLDRKHFTSESRALEMVLKQAPSQKLPLMTGLDPTASQLRYLQYVSKRNADEQWPPPDKALKLACVIIRMIPDFDGKGGCCPVFRIYGRDPLLQIDKISKLLFSTPRRSKNVRSYNQAENELVKIDINCNIQGDVVLECINLTDDLLKETVMYRTIFNTAFIKSNTLIMSREEVDISWDKKHQFPRDFKAELLFSEMDPEASKVPVDFSSFEDAGIPADAFDKVQDLFSICPPQPPPGCGGGGPPPPPPPTPKPPPAPHKSGSPPLCPVNGNKEGSAGPPPPPLASKGGGVTAPSPPPPINKPHALSRTTAVKIQPGKKLKPLHWSEINRVGQGSLLAEAEKSGEAAKEPGIDMSEPETLFLASNPNSDKALKAKSKAANEPEKVQLIEHRRAFYCELMLSKVKTPLPELMKHVLKLDELAMDVDQVDKLIKFCPTKEEMELLKGYQGEYEMLGKCELFFIELMRIPRAEAKLTAFSYKLHFSTLVTQLRDKISIVYLSVEQLISSIKLRRVMHTILSLGNALNQGTTRGAAVGFRLDSLLKLNETYARNNKMTLMHYLCKVLADKLPELLDFSKELGSLEPASKIQLKILAEEMALIRYGLEKVVQEKKLCKRDGHVSKKFRKSLKKFLASAEQEVKSLASLFSGVSKRVDGFIIYFGEDPMKCPYEKVVETLFKFVRMFNQARDENCKQIEAEKKVAQKAAEQERLKAEGKKKSKVQNHSKMESELIRNKTPIESAEYLFCFSPFSVIKNWWKNKSGLLVATSSACVPAFFDEKNGNDLVLIEEEEGFQLIVLEDHQTEG, encoded by the exons ATGGTGCTGTTTCGGAATAAGAAGTTACCCGATGGAATTGTCGATGTCTTTGAAAGAATATACG TCTTTGACTCCTGTTTCAGAACGGAAACCTGGGAACAAGAAGAATACAAACGCTACATGAGGAGAATCATAACTCAATTAAAAGAAATTAACCCTCAATTTTCACCTATGATTATGAATTTACGAGAAGGAAATACAATAAACAAGATCCACCAAGTTTTAGCAGACGACTATCTTACTATAATGGACTACCCTCGGGACTATGAAGGTTGCCCTGTGCTCACAATAGAAGTGATCCGCCATTTTCTAAAATCAAGTGAAAGCTGGCTCTCATTTAGACAACATAACATTGTGCTAATGCACAGTGAGCTTGGTGGTTGGCCTGTGTTGTCTTTCATGTTGGCTGCTCTTTTACTTGACAGAAAACATTTCACTTCTGAAAGTAGGGCTCTTGAGATGGTTCTCAAACAGGCCCCATCTCAGAAGTTACCCCTGATGACCGGATTGGATCCTACTGCTTCTCAGTTGAGGTACTTACAGTATGTGTCAAAGAGGAATGCTGATGAACAATGGCCTCCACCAGATAAAGCACTTAAATTAGCTTGTGTGATAATCAGAATGATTCCTGATTTTGATGGAAAAGGAGGTTGTTGCCCTGTATTTAGAATTTATGGACGAGATCCGTTGTTACAAATTGATAAAATCTCTAAACTTTTATTCTCAACCCCAAGGAGGAGTAAGAATGTCCGGTCTTACAATCAG GCAGAAAATGAGCTGGTTAAAATTGATATTAATTGCAATATTCAAGGCGACGTTGTGTTGGAGTGCATTAACTTAACTGATGATCTCCTGAAGGAGACCGTTATGTATCGTACCATTTTCAACACAGCATTCATCAAATCGAATACTTTGATAATGAGTCGTGAGGAAGTCGACATATCTTGGGATAAAAAGCATCAATTTCCTAGGGACTTCAAAGCTGAG CTTCTTTTCTCGGAAATGGATCCAGAAGCTTCTAAGGTCCCAGTAGATTTTTCTAGTTTTGAAGATGCAGGGATCCCAGCAGACGCATTTGATAAAGTTCAAGATTTGTTTAGCATTTGTCCTCCACAACCTCCTCCTGGTTGTGGAGGAGGAggacctcctccaccaccaccgccaacACCTAAACCACCACCAGCACCACATAAATCAGGTTCACCACCACTGTGTCCAGTTAACGGAAACAAAGAAGGCAGTGCAggtccaccacctccaccactagcTTCAAAAGGAGGCGGTGTAACTGCTCCATCTCCACCACCTCCTATAAATAAACCACATGCTCTATCAAGGACAACTGCTGTGAAAATTCAACCTGGAAAAAAGCTGAAGCCTTTACATTGGTCAGAAATAAATAGAGTAGGACAAGGAAGCTTGTTGGCTGAAGCAGAAAAATCTGGTGAAGCTGCAAA GGAACCAGGGATTGATATGTCAGAACCTGAAACACTCTTCTTAGCATCAAATCCAAATTCTGACAAGGCATTAAAAGCAAAATCCAAAGCAGCTAATGAACCCGAAAAAGTACAACTG ATTGAGCATAGGCGAGCATTTTACTGTGAACTAATGCTTTCAAAGGTGAAGACACCATTGCCTGAATTGATG AAACATGTCCTTAAGTTGGATGAATTAGCAATGGATGTTGATCAGGTAGATAAGCTTATAAAGTTCTGTCCTACAAAGGAGGAGATGGAACTACTTAAG GGCTATCAAGGAGAATATGAAATGTTGGGCAAATGTGAACTG TTCTTTATAGAGCTAATGAGAATTCCACGTGCAGAAGCTAAGCTCACAGCTTTCTCTTATAAGTTACATTTTAGTACACTG GTTACACAACTTAGGGATAAGATAAGCATTGTATATTTATCAGTAGAACAG CTTATCAGTTCTATAAAGTTGAGGAGAGTTATGCATACAATTCTTTCTCTTGGAAATGCTTTGAACCAGGGAACTACAAGAG GTGCTGCTGTTGGGTTCAGATTGGACAGCCTCTTAAAACTTAATGAAACGTATGCCAGGAACAATAAAATGACTCTCATGCATTATCTTTGTAAG GTCCTTGCAGACAAACTGCCTGAACTGCTAGACTTTTCCAAGGAACTTGGCAGCTTGGAGCCTGCGTCAAAG ATACAATTAAAAATCTTGGCAGAAGAGATGGCACTGATTAGATATGGACTAGAGAAAGTAGTCCAAGAAAAGAAATTGTGTAAAAGAGATGGACATGTGTCTAAAAAATTTCGGAAG TCTTTGAAAAAGTTTCTTGCTTCTGCGGAACAAGAGGTGAAGTCCTTGGCCTCACTTTTCTCTGGAGTG AGTAAAAGAGTGGATGGTTTTATTATTTACTTTGGAGAAGACCCTATGAAATGTCCATATGAAAAAG TTGTTGAAACTTTGTTTAAGTTTGTGAGAATGTTTAATCAAGCCCGTGATGAAAACTGCAAGCAAATAGAGGCAGAGAAAAAGGTGGCACAAAAAGCAGCTGAACAAGAAAGATTAAAGGCAGAAGGGAAAAAAAAGTCAAAAGTACAAAATCATTCAAAAATGGAGTCAGAACTAATAAGAAATAAAACTCCTATAGAAAGTGCCGAATACCTTTTTTGCTTTTCCCCTTTCTCTGTAATTAAAAATTGGTGGAAAAATAAAAGCGGCTTACTGGTTGCAACTTCCAGTGCATGTGTTCCAGCCTTTTTTGATGAAAAAAATGGTAATGATCTGGTGTTGATCGAGGAAGAAGAAGGGTTCCAACTGATAGTGCTGGAGGATCACCAGACTGAAGGTTAG